The Oncorhynchus kisutch isolate 150728-3 linkage group LG20, Okis_V2, whole genome shotgun sequence genome has a segment encoding these proteins:
- the LOC109866023 gene encoding transcription factor Sox-8-like — protein MTEENSKSVNNHPCSPTGTASSMSQDDSDSDVPSSPTGSDGQAPRHSPGDGITPKLDIGEEDNRFPACIRDAVTQVLNGYDWSLVPMPTRGDRALKNKPHVKRPMNAFMVWAQAARRKLADQYPHLHNAELSKTLGKLWRLLSESEKRPFVEEAERLRVQHKKDYPDYKYQPRRRKSTKPGQSDSDSGAELAHLHPGQMYKAEPGLARPTSMGDGQHHLERTSQPHGPPTPPTTPKTELHLGVKHEGRHPLDGGRQNIDFSNVDISELSTDVISNMEAFDVHEFDQYLPLNGHGSADAPPNHGQGGQGPNAPSGSLSSSYGHSHSNASPWGPKGPGAGSAPPSSSSSSSNSDGLHHRTQIKTEQLSPRHYSSQQSHSSPPPHPDYTPLNSGSCPSSAASSSSSSLPSPHCDYADLQSPSYYSAYTSYPAGLYQYPYFHSSRHPYGSPLINSLAIPPPHSHSPNWEQTVYSTLTRP, from the exons ATGACGGAGGAAAATAGTAAGTCAGTCAACAACCATCCATGCAGTCCAACGGGAACTGCCAGCTCGATGTCGCAGGACGACTCGGATTCGGACGTCCCGTCCTCTCCAACCGGCTCCGATGGACAGGCGCCCAGGCACTCACCCGGAGACGGGATTACCCCAAAACTGGACATCGGCGAGGAGGATAACCGGTTTCCCGCGTGCATCCGAGACGCGGTGACTCAGGTGCTGAACGGATACGACTGGTCGCTCGTACCGATGCCTACACGAGGAGACCGAGCTCTGAAAAACAAACCCCATGTGAAGCGGCCAATGAACGCGTTCATGGTGTGGGCGCAGGCGGCGCGCAGGAAACTAGCGGACCAGTACCCGCATCTCCACAACGCCGAACTCAGCAAGACCTTGGGGAAGCTATGGCG CCTGCTCTCTGAAAGCGAGAAGAGGCCATTtgtggaggaggcagagagactgAGGGTCCAACACAAAAAAGACTACCCTGACTACAAGTACCAACCACGGAGAAGGAAGAGCACCAAGCCAGGTCAGAGTGACTCGGACTCCGGGGCTGAGCTGGCCCACCTCCACCCGGGCCAGATGTACAAGGCTGAACCTGGTCTGGCCAGACCAACCTCCATGGGGGATGGACAACATCATCTAGAGCGGACAA GCCAACCACATGGACCCCCCacaccccccaccacccccaaGACAGAGCTGCACCTGGGGGTGAAACACGAGGGCCGGCACCCCCTGGACGGTGGTCGGCAGAACATCGACTTCAGCAACGTGGATATCTCAGAGCTGAGCACTGACGTCATCAGCAACATGGAGGCCTTCGACGTCCACGAGTTTGACCAGTACCTGCCACTCAACGGGCATGGCTCTGCCGATGCACCTCCCAACCACGGGCAGGGGGGGCAAGGACCCAACGCCCCCTCTGGGTCCCTAAGCTCCTCCTATGGCCACTCCCACAGCAATGCCTCGCCTTGGGGTCCTAAAGGGCCGGGAGCGGGGTCGGCACCCCCTTCTTCCTCCTCGTCCTCAAGTAACAGCGATGGCCTTCACCACAGAACGCAGATCAAAACGGAGCAGCTGAGTCCCAGGCACTACAGCAGCCAGCAGTCCCACAGCTCCCCGCCACCCCACCCCGACTACACCCCCCTCAACTCCGGGAGCTGCCCCTCCTCtgcagcctcctcttcctcctcctccttgcccagcccccactgtgactatgcAGACCTCCAGAGCCCCAGCTACTACAGTGCCTACACCAGCTACCCCGCAGGTCTCTATCAGTACCCCTACTTCCACTCCTCTCGCCACCCCTACGGCAGCCCGCTCATCAACAGCCTAGCTATCCCTCCACCCCACAGCCACAGCCCAAACTGGGAGCAGACTGTCTATTCCACACTCACCAGGCCTTAG
- the lmf1 gene encoding lipase maturation factor 1, translating to MATHSESSEITLRKRRVETRKTTTTHSDDNTPNNEEDTCKAKKQELVTLQTGTYWLTRIVLLRSIAFIYFIAFTVAYNQNKQLIGERGLLPCKDYLLSVKRYVGGKIDMSAFAYTPSILWFLDWTDMDANLDGIALVGMALSGFVLLTGTANMIIMAMLWVLYHSLVSVGQIWYSFGWESQLLETGFLGIFLCPVWSLSQVPPRCPPSLISIWTFRWLIVRIMLGAGLIKIRGDRCWRDLTCMDYHYETQPVPNPMSYYMHQSPWWFHRFEVLSNHFIELIVPLFTFLGRRMCMVNGTLQIVFQVTLIVSGNLSFLNWLTIVPSLACFDDASLGFLFSSGRGAKQAVLDLQAEEASGWTPKPTRGMLFRRVVNVALGVLIGYLSVPVVLNLLSSKQVMNTSFDPLRIVNTYGAFGSITKERTEVILQGTMNENPKDPEAVWEEYQFLCKPGDLTRRPCLISPYHYRLDWLMWFAAFQTYEQSEWVIHIAGRLLANDTSILSLMEYNPFQGRDNPRWVRGEHFKYRFTLPGSGPRGKWWVRERIGAYFPAVDLVALRGYFKSRNWPHPDL from the exons ATGGCGACTCACAGTGAGAGTTCTGAAATCACTTTGAGAAAAAGACGCGTCGAAACAAGGAAAACAACAACGACACATTCAGATGACAACACCCCAAATAATGAAGAGGACACTTGCAAAGCAAAGAAGCAAGAATTGGTTACATTGCAAACCGGGACTTACTGGCTCACTCGAATTGTGCTTCTACGTTCCATTGCTTTCATCTACT tCATTGCATTCACTGTTGCCTACAACCAGAACAAACAGCTGATAGGAGAGCGAGGCCTCTTGCCCTGTAAGGATTACCTTCTCAGTGTGAAGCGCTATGTGGGGGGGAAGATCGATATGTCTGCCTTCGCCTACACTCCCTCTATCCTGTGGTTCCTGGACTGGACGGACATGGATGCCAACCTGGATGGCATTGCCCTGGTGGGGATGGCGCTGTCAGGCTTTGTGTTGCTGACTGGCACTGCCAACATGATCATCATGGCCATGCTGTGGGTGCTCTACCATTCTCTCGTCAGTGTGGGGCAGATCTG GTATTCGTTTG GTTGGGAAAGTCAGTTGTTGGAGACAGGCTTCTTGGGGATCTTCCTGTGTCCTGTGTGGAGTCTGTCCCAGGTGCCCCCTCGCTGCCCCCCCTCGCTAATCTCCATCTGGACCTTCCGCTGGCTCATCGTTCGCATCATGCTGGGCGct GGGCTGATAAAGATCAGAGGGGACCGCTGCTGGAGGGACCTGACGTGCATGGACTACCACTACGAG ACTCAGCCGGTGCCAAACCCCATGTCATACTATATGCACCAATCCCCATGGTGGTTCCATCGCTTCGAGGTTCTGTCCAATCACTTCATCGAGCTCATCGTCCCTCTCTTCACCTTCCTGGGGCGACGCATGTGCATGGTCAACGGGACGCTGCAGATAGTGTTCCAG GTGACTCTGATAGTGAGTGGGAACCTGAGCTTCCTCAATTGGCTGACCATAGTTCCCAGTTTGGCCTGTTTTGACGATGCCTCTCTGGGGTTCCTGTTCTCGTCTGGCCGAGGGGCCAAGCAAGCCGTACTGGACCTCCAGGCTGAGGAGGCATCAGGATGGACCCCCAAACCCACCAGGG GTATGCTTTTTCGTCGAGTGGTGAATGTGGCTCTGGGCGTTCTGATTGGCTACCTGAGCGTTCCTGTAGTGCTGAACCTGCTGAGCTCCAAACAGGTGATGAACACGTCTTTTGACCCGCTTCGCATCGTCAACACCTACGGGGCCTTCGGCAG TATCACTAAGGAGCGGACTGAGGTGATTCTGCAGGGTACTATGAATGAGAACCCTAAGGACCCAGAGGCTGTGTGGGAGGAGTACCAGTTCCTGTGTAAGCCAGGGGACCTGACCCGACGCCCCTGCCTCATCTCCCCCTACCACTACAGGCTCGACTGGCTCATGTGGTTCGCTGCCTTCCAG accTATGAGCAGAGTGAGTGGGTGATCCACATAGCAGGCAGACTGTTAGCCAACGACACATCAATCCTTTCACTGATGGAATACAACCCCTTCCAGGGCAGAGACAACCCCAG GTGGGTCCGAGGAGAACACTTCAAGTATAGGTTCACCCTGCCTGGCAGTGGTCCCCGAGGGAAATGGTGGGTGAGGGAACGTATTGGAGCCTACTTCCCCGCTGTGGATCTGGTCGCTCTCAGAGGATACTTTAAGTCCCGGAATTGGCCCCATCCTGACCTTTGA